The following are from one region of the Jeongeupia sp. USM3 genome:
- a CDS encoding IPT/TIG domain-containing protein, whose product MSIIFRHLAFCISVLAWLLTGSVALAAQTTVSGVIDADTRWSMDGSPYVVTTDVAIQNGALLTIDPGVSVYMSNNTGISVLAGGIQAQGTAENPIRVLSAKTLLGQAAAPGDWKQWTFGAGTVNTSLNYVEFENGSGLIVNGSAPAFNYLTIKNQLGAAISIDLAASPTGMGNKASGNTLNGVAVPSGDITKSIKWGIKGIPYIVPTGVVSVGASPFVQEVSPASIEQGQVVTLTVKGGRLDGLTQARFDGAGLSLTPFSGGSASQAFFQLKADPDAAQGKRELRFLTDAGEIVVANAVTIVPPTPNISSLQPTTVLAGSGLIQLTVLGRNFTAATEVVINSASVPTTYISAGELNATLPNQTAAGSLQVQARNPDFAHLGQYLISNATTLTIQAPIPPAVSIEPTPIALPPDGRSRDIVIRLAKADFRDHTLSLSISDPSKATVSPSTLVIPAGQTTAKISITPKQDGTVSLIADSSTLQRISVPLFITADFRGANTAYAMPVGIVLEGVVAPVTKQVSIQDANVGVSLGAVLRSVSPAAGIVGSKSNHVIYGFGIPENAQVSLSPSAGVTVGNVSVNTAGEQIRFEFTPADGAVPGKRRLVVKDAAGKELVFADPSQAMFDLMAGLPVVESIEPLFAVRGSTIKLQVRGRNLQQASLKASPGAGVKLDSQPEIAADGSKLTAFVEVAADAPLGVQLIQVATPAGLSSSQAGEANSLTVVSALGSSVTPIISPAVGVVVGDAGPPAKPLQFDPNSDQIGVLFGAGATEVTPNAGVIGTDTQVTVRGSGLQGVSAVSFVPSTGISLQGSPTSNAEGSELRFTVRVAADATLGLRRLVLTAQDKPITFSRVTDGQFLVSAPLPELQSVDPQVVQAGQATAVMSVRGKNLLNVSAIRIEPSQGLSISGPFETDAEGTLLKFNVTAAAEAQSGQRTVIVTTPAGDSSATPRPGNTLQIAKEVGNRYPSIAAPLVGVLVGEVAQIKSDVMLASDLVGVMVGESIPPEQVSFTGTLAASQIGVIVGSATNGISPSGVLQGGAANVVITGYGLDAVTSVSVSPSTGIILGDFQSSEGGARLTVPVSVAPDASQTTRTVILADASGRRIASTVLGNTAFGIGSLPTMASVSPLNFERGKQTVLTVRGSNLKGVTGISFAPNNGVRSIYELVWSQDNFGEMLTASVTVDADATLGGRVIQLEVPGGMTSVEGTPANSVSVVVPQ is encoded by the coding sequence GTGTCCATTATTTTTCGTCATCTTGCGTTCTGCATATCTGTACTTGCGTGGCTATTGACTGGCAGCGTTGCGTTGGCGGCACAAACGACGGTATCTGGTGTTATTGATGCGGATACGCGTTGGAGTATGGATGGCAGTCCGTACGTTGTTACCACTGACGTTGCCATACAGAACGGGGCGCTGCTGACGATTGATCCTGGCGTTAGCGTGTATATGAGCAATAACACCGGAATTTCGGTTCTGGCTGGTGGAATACAGGCACAGGGTACGGCTGAAAACCCGATTCGCGTACTTTCTGCAAAGACTTTGTTGGGGCAGGCTGCTGCTCCTGGTGATTGGAAGCAATGGACATTTGGTGCGGGTACTGTCAACACGTCGCTAAACTATGTGGAATTTGAGAATGGCAGTGGCTTGATCGTCAATGGTTCCGCACCGGCCTTTAACTATTTGACGATTAAAAATCAGCTGGGAGCAGCAATTAGCATCGACTTGGCCGCATCACCAACTGGGATGGGAAACAAGGCTAGCGGCAACACGCTGAATGGGGTAGCGGTTCCATCCGGGGATATTACTAAGAGCATCAAATGGGGGATCAAGGGGATCCCGTACATCGTGCCGACTGGCGTTGTTTCAGTCGGTGCTTCGCCGTTTGTCCAAGAAGTCAGCCCGGCGAGCATTGAACAAGGTCAAGTGGTGACCCTGACAGTCAAGGGCGGGCGCCTGGATGGCCTGACTCAGGCTCGTTTCGACGGTGCTGGTTTGTCGTTGACGCCGTTTTCTGGGGGCTCCGCGAGCCAAGCCTTTTTCCAGTTGAAGGCAGATCCTGATGCCGCACAAGGCAAGCGCGAACTACGCTTCTTGACTGATGCTGGCGAGATTGTCGTGGCCAATGCAGTCACAATCGTACCGCCTACGCCGAATATCAGCAGCTTGCAGCCCACGACCGTATTGGCGGGCAGTGGCCTGATACAACTTACTGTTTTGGGGCGTAATTTTACTGCTGCAACTGAGGTCGTGATCAATTCCGCATCGGTGCCGACCACCTATATCAGCGCGGGCGAGTTGAACGCGACGCTGCCAAATCAAACGGCGGCTGGCTCGTTGCAAGTTCAGGCTCGTAATCCAGACTTTGCTCATCTGGGACAATACCTTATTTCCAATGCCACTACGTTGACAATTCAAGCGCCAATTCCGCCTGCGGTCTCGATCGAGCCAACCCCCATTGCACTGCCTCCAGATGGTCGATCGCGGGACATTGTCATTCGTCTTGCCAAGGCTGATTTCCGCGACCATACCTTGTCATTGTCAATTTCTGACCCCAGCAAAGCCACGGTATCACCGTCTACATTGGTCATTCCCGCTGGGCAAACCACTGCCAAGATCAGCATCACCCCCAAGCAGGACGGAACGGTGAGTTTGATTGCCGACTCCAGTACTTTGCAACGGATCAGTGTACCGCTCTTCATTACTGCTGATTTTCGTGGTGCCAACACGGCATATGCGATGCCGGTGGGGATTGTGCTTGAGGGTGTCGTGGCTCCTGTGACCAAACAAGTATCTATACAAGATGCCAATGTAGGGGTTTCTTTGGGCGCGGTGCTTAGAAGCGTTTCTCCTGCTGCGGGTATCGTGGGGTCGAAATCGAACCACGTCATTTACGGTTTTGGAATTCCGGAGAATGCACAGGTTTCGTTGTCGCCGAGTGCCGGCGTAACGGTTGGAAATGTGTCAGTCAATACGGCAGGAGAGCAGATCCGGTTTGAGTTCACGCCGGCTGACGGCGCTGTACCAGGGAAGCGTCGCCTGGTTGTGAAGGATGCTGCGGGTAAGGAGTTGGTCTTTGCGGACCCATCCCAAGCCATGTTTGACCTGATGGCCGGCCTGCCCGTTGTTGAATCGATTGAGCCGCTGTTTGCTGTTCGCGGTTCGACGATCAAGTTGCAAGTCCGTGGCCGAAATCTGCAGCAGGCGAGCCTTAAGGCTTCGCCCGGCGCCGGCGTGAAGCTCGATTCGCAGCCAGAGATTGCTGCAGACGGCAGCAAATTGACCGCATTTGTGGAAGTTGCCGCGGATGCGCCGTTGGGAGTCCAGTTGATCCAGGTGGCGACGCCTGCAGGTCTCTCTTCGTCGCAAGCCGGTGAAGCGAATAGCCTGACTGTTGTATCTGCACTGGGTAGCTCGGTCACACCGATTATTTCGCCCGCGGTTGGCGTTGTTGTTGGCGATGCAGGTCCGCCGGCGAAGCCTTTGCAGTTCGATCCCAACTCGGATCAGATTGGCGTGCTCTTTGGCGCAGGTGCGACCGAAGTGACACCGAATGCCGGGGTGATCGGTACCGACACGCAGGTGACGGTACGTGGCTCCGGGCTGCAGGGCGTCAGTGCCGTGAGCTTCGTGCCGTCGACGGGTATCAGCTTGCAGGGCTCCCCGACCAGTAATGCAGAGGGGAGCGAGCTGCGATTCACCGTGCGTGTCGCGGCAGATGCGACGTTAGGTCTCCGCCGCTTGGTGCTGACTGCGCAAGATAAACCGATCACGTTCTCCCGTGTCACCGACGGGCAGTTCCTGGTATCGGCGCCATTGCCCGAGTTGCAATCGGTTGATCCGCAAGTGGTGCAGGCAGGTCAAGCCACCGCGGTGATGTCGGTTCGTGGCAAGAATCTGCTCAACGTTTCCGCGATCCGTATCGAGCCGTCACAGGGGCTGAGCATTTCGGGACCGTTTGAAACCGATGCGGAAGGCACGCTGCTGAAGTTCAATGTCACCGCTGCCGCAGAGGCGCAGAGTGGCCAAAGAACGGTCATCGTTACGACCCCGGCCGGGGATTCGAGTGCGACACCGCGCCCGGGCAATACCCTGCAGATCGCCAAGGAAGTCGGTAACCGCTACCCCAGCATTGCTGCACCGCTTGTGGGTGTACTTGTCGGCGAAGTTGCACAGATCAAGAGTGACGTGATGCTGGCTTCCGATTTGGTCGGTGTCATGGTGGGTGAGTCCATTCCGCCGGAACAGGTGTCGTTCACGGGCACGCTGGCCGCCAGCCAAATTGGCGTGATTGTCGGTAGCGCAACCAACGGCATTTCGCCGAGTGGCGTATTGCAAGGCGGTGCTGCGAATGTGGTGATTACCGGCTATGGCCTGGATGCAGTGACATCCGTTTCGGTTTCACCGTCGACGGGCATTATTTTGGGCGATTTCCAGAGCTCGGAAGGCGGTGCGCGCCTGACCGTACCGGTGTCCGTGGCGCCGGATGCATCGCAAACGACAAGGACGGTGATTTTGGCCGATGCAAGCGGCAGGCGCATCGCATCCACAGTCCTTGGAAATACCGCGTTCGGCATTGGCAGCTTGCCGACAATGGCCTCGGTTTCGCCGTTGAACTTCGAGCGTGGCAAGCAAACCGTGCTGACGGTACGTGGCTCAAACCTGAAAGGCGTAACTGGCATCTCATTTGCGCCGAATAATGGGGTTCGGTCGATCTACGAGCTGGTTTGGTCGCAAGACAATTTTGGCGAAATGCTGACGGCCTCTGTCACCGTTGATGCAGATGCCACCTTGGGTGGCAGGGTGATTCAGCTGGAAGTACCTGGCGGCATGACCTCGGTCGAAGGGACGCCAGCCAATTCGGTGAGTGTGGTTGTTCCCCAGTGA
- a CDS encoding inovirus Gp2 family protein has protein sequence MANRATGIVQEKNLQTSGTRQLSEHSRVFAFRVDLRFPAAQMYPSWIESNEVISRFVASFKAKIDHNRYLARAHHRGAHGSSVRYVWAREEGQQGRPHYHVAFLLNEDAFCALGQFELGRDNMFNRLCEAWGSALGIPVEAAAGLVEVPQNPCYHLHRDGMVGVDDFFYRTSYLCKAATKVFGDGVHGFGASRC, from the coding sequence GTGGCAAACAGAGCGACCGGAATTGTTCAAGAAAAAAATCTACAAACAAGCGGAACCCGACAGTTATCGGAGCATTCACGGGTTTTTGCCTTCCGTGTGGACCTACGTTTTCCTGCAGCGCAGATGTACCCGAGCTGGATCGAGAGCAACGAGGTCATCAGCCGGTTCGTCGCATCGTTCAAAGCCAAGATCGATCACAACCGGTACCTGGCGCGTGCGCATCACCGAGGTGCTCACGGCTCATCGGTACGGTATGTCTGGGCGAGGGAGGAGGGCCAGCAGGGCCGTCCGCACTACCACGTCGCGTTTTTGCTGAACGAAGATGCGTTCTGCGCGCTAGGGCAGTTCGAGCTCGGACGTGACAACATGTTCAACCGGCTCTGCGAGGCTTGGGGCAGTGCGCTAGGGATCCCGGTGGAGGCTGCTGCCGGGCTGGTAGAGGTACCGCAGAACCCCTGCTATCACCTACACCGCGATGGCATGGTGGGCGTGGACGACTTCTTCTACCGGACCAGCTACCTGTGCAAGGCCGCGACCAAAGTCTTCGGCGATGGAGTCCATGGGTTCGGGGCTAGCAGATGCTGA
- a CDS encoding AlpA family transcriptional regulator — translation MKIIRVKQVIETTGLARSTIYKYIADGIFPKPIQLGARSVGWVEGEIQSWLEKRVQSRDTPEK, via the coding sequence ATGAAGATCATCCGCGTCAAGCAGGTCATCGAAACGACGGGCTTGGCCCGTTCGACGATCTACAAGTACATTGCAGACGGCATATTCCCCAAGCCTATCCAACTTGGGGCGCGCAGCGTCGGCTGGGTTGAAGGCGAAATCCAATCCTGGCTGGAGAAACGGGTCCAGTCACGCGATACGCCTGAGAAATAG
- a CDS encoding inovirus-type Gp2 protein, whose protein sequence is MFYQQNHANAVTPAMAKKALGKLLHRRDRNPLFHHLIGYIWKREFLQQRGYHFHLLLAFDGEHVQESAKLALEIGNYWSVVATEGTGAFLDCKRYKDDFRSGGIGTLKGGNPKERQKFHKTLIYLTKTDYYISLVDGEHGRNLGKGQLSRSKKDPKR, encoded by the coding sequence TTGTTTTATCAGCAAAATCACGCCAATGCCGTCACGCCAGCAATGGCAAAAAAAGCATTAGGCAAATTACTGCATCGACGTGATCGTAACCCGCTCTTTCACCACTTGATCGGCTACATATGGAAACGGGAGTTTTTGCAGCAGCGTGGCTACCACTTCCACTTATTACTCGCATTCGATGGTGAACACGTTCAGGAAAGTGCCAAGCTGGCTCTAGAGATAGGAAACTACTGGAGCGTGGTTGCGACGGAGGGAACCGGCGCCTTTCTAGACTGCAAGCGCTACAAGGACGACTTCCGATCCGGGGGCATTGGCACACTGAAGGGCGGCAATCCGAAAGAGCGTCAAAAATTCCACAAGACGCTCATCTACCTGACCAAAACCGATTACTACATCAGCCTTGTCGACGGGGAACATGGGCGCAACCTAGGAAAAGGTCAGCTTTCACGCAGCAAGAAAGATCCGAAGCGATGA
- a CDS encoding cytochrome c5 family protein — protein sequence MSGSNASAAKSVVGLILTAIVGIPVFIYLVVKLFTSGSGIDLGSNTMTGEAVAARLQPIGSVKIVDSAPPGQRSGKSVYEAICFSCHATGLAGAPKLGDAATWTARIGKGFETLAKHAIEGFNAMPARGGAPDLTDDEVKRAVAFMGNAAGAKFTEPPVAAGAAADPATKGKEIYASLCINCHGTGVAGAPKLGDKAAWGPRLKDGADSAIAIGIKGLNAMPPKGGYTGSDDEFKAAALYMISQAK from the coding sequence ATGAGCGGCTCCAACGCATCTGCGGCAAAAAGCGTCGTCGGTCTGATTCTGACCGCGATCGTCGGTATTCCGGTATTCATTTACCTCGTGGTCAAGCTGTTCACCTCGGGCAGCGGCATCGATCTCGGCAGCAACACGATGACCGGCGAGGCTGTCGCTGCACGCCTGCAGCCGATCGGCAGCGTCAAGATCGTCGACAGCGCGCCGCCGGGACAGCGTTCCGGCAAGTCGGTCTACGAGGCGATCTGTTTCTCCTGTCATGCCACGGGTCTGGCCGGCGCGCCGAAGCTTGGCGATGCGGCGACCTGGACTGCGCGCATCGGCAAGGGCTTCGAGACGCTCGCCAAGCATGCGATCGAAGGCTTCAACGCCATGCCGGCACGCGGTGGCGCACCGGATCTGACCGATGACGAAGTCAAGCGCGCGGTTGCCTTCATGGGCAACGCCGCCGGCGCCAAGTTCACCGAGCCGCCGGTTGCTGCAGGCGCCGCAGCCGATCCGGCGACCAAGGGCAAGGAGATCTATGCGTCGCTCTGTATCAACTGCCACGGCACCGGTGTTGCCGGCGCACCCAAGCTGGGCGACAAGGCGGCCTGGGGGCCGCGCCTGAAGGACGGTGCCGATTCGGCGATCGCCATCGGCATCAAGGGCCTGAATGCAATGCCACCGAAAGGCGGCTACACCGGCTCCGACGACGAGTTCAAGGCTGCAGCGCTGTACATGATCAGCCAGGCCAAGTAA
- a CDS encoding GNAT family N-acetyltransferase: MSFTIRPARPDDVAGILAMICELAEFEQLSHLVTATEAKLADDLFGAAPACECIVGEADGQTVAFALYFHNYSTFLARRGLYLEDLYVRPVARGRGHARAMMTHLAQLARERGCGRFEWSVLDWNANAIAFYEAIGATVLPDWRICRVTGPALENLAGR; encoded by the coding sequence ATGAGTTTCACGATTCGCCCCGCCCGCCCCGACGACGTCGCCGGAATCCTGGCGATGATTTGCGAACTGGCCGAGTTCGAGCAGTTGAGCCATCTCGTCACGGCGACCGAAGCCAAGCTCGCCGACGACCTGTTCGGCGCCGCGCCGGCGTGCGAGTGCATCGTCGGCGAAGCGGACGGCCAGACCGTCGCGTTCGCGCTGTACTTCCACAACTATTCGACTTTCCTGGCGCGACGCGGGCTGTATCTCGAAGACCTGTACGTCCGCCCGGTTGCACGGGGTCGCGGTCACGCCCGCGCGATGATGACCCATCTGGCACAACTGGCGCGCGAGCGCGGCTGCGGGCGTTTCGAGTGGAGCGTGCTCGACTGGAATGCCAACGCGATCGCGTTCTACGAAGCGATCGGCGCAACGGTGTTGCCGGACTGGCGCATCTGCCGCGTCACCGGCCCGGCGCTGGAGAACCTCGCCGGCCGTTGA
- a CDS encoding multidrug efflux SMR transporter — translation MTNYWLVLGIAVFTEIVWALSLKYVQLHPSPWIIGGSVALSFLNMALLSFAMKGIPAGTAYAIWTGLGAVGVTIGGIIWFGDPLGAVRVFFLALIVTGVVGLKMAS, via the coding sequence ATGACCAATTACTGGCTCGTGCTCGGCATCGCCGTCTTTACCGAAATCGTCTGGGCGCTGTCGCTCAAGTACGTGCAGCTTCACCCCAGCCCGTGGATCATCGGCGGCTCGGTCGCACTGTCCTTCCTGAACATGGCGCTGCTGTCGTTCGCGATGAAGGGCATTCCGGCCGGCACCGCCTACGCGATCTGGACCGGGCTCGGCGCGGTCGGCGTCACCATCGGCGGCATCATCTGGTTCGGCGACCCGCTCGGCGCCGTGCGGGTGTTCTTCCTCGCGCTGATCGTCACCGGTGTCGTCGGTTTGAAGATGGCATCATGA
- a CDS encoding dienelactone hydrolase family protein has translation MTEPKQPCTPDDASRRVFLSGTLAAGFALAVRPVAATTISTDGTGLIAGAVTIPVAGGAMPAYRARPDGDAAALPTVIVVQEIFGVHEHIQALCRRLAKQGYLAIAPELYFRQGDPRKYPEVDQLMKLVMSVPDTQVLADLDTTVAWAAQNGGDARRIAMTGFCWGGRIVWLYAARSPGLKAAVAWYGRLVGTPTANTPKQPVDVAAELKVPVLGLYGGQDKGIPAESVAQMREAIKKAKAPSEIIVYPDAGHGFNADYRPSYNEAAARDGWQKMLGWFKQHGV, from the coding sequence GTGACCGAACCCAAGCAACCCTGCACGCCGGATGACGCATCCCGGCGTGTTTTTCTTTCCGGCACGCTGGCGGCGGGTTTTGCGCTCGCCGTCCGCCCGGTCGCCGCGACGACGATCTCGACCGACGGCACGGGCCTGATCGCCGGTGCCGTCACCATTCCGGTGGCCGGTGGCGCGATGCCGGCGTACCGGGCCCGCCCCGACGGCGACGCGGCGGCATTGCCGACGGTGATCGTCGTGCAGGAAATCTTCGGCGTGCACGAGCATATCCAGGCGCTGTGCCGCCGCCTTGCCAAGCAGGGCTATCTGGCGATCGCGCCCGAGTTGTACTTCCGCCAGGGTGACCCGCGCAAATACCCCGAGGTCGACCAGTTGATGAAGCTGGTGATGAGCGTGCCCGACACGCAGGTGCTGGCCGACCTCGATACCACGGTTGCGTGGGCGGCGCAGAACGGTGGTGACGCCAGGCGGATCGCGATGACCGGCTTCTGCTGGGGCGGGCGCATCGTCTGGCTGTACGCCGCACGCAGCCCGGGGCTGAAGGCCGCGGTGGCCTGGTATGGCCGGCTGGTCGGGACCCCCACGGCCAATACCCCGAAGCAGCCGGTCGACGTTGCCGCCGAGCTCAAGGTGCCGGTACTGGGGCTGTACGGCGGCCAGGACAAGGGCATTCCGGCCGAGTCGGTTGCGCAGATGCGCGAGGCGATCAAAAAGGCGAAGGCACCGTCGGAGATCATCGTCTACCCCGATGCCGGCCACGGTTTCAATGCCGATTACCGGCCCAGCTACAACGAGGCGGCGGCGCGCGACGGCTGGCAGAAGATGCTCGGCTGGTTCAAGCAGCACGGCGTCTGA
- a CDS encoding aminoacyl-histidine dipeptidase has translation MNAVADLQPQTLWQHFATLCRHPRPSKHEAALREHLRDWALGRGLFAEVDAAGNLLIRKPATEGMEDRVGVVLQGHLDMVTQQNEGRGHDFHKDPIRTRLVDGWLHADGTTLGADNGIGVAAALAVLEADDVPHGPLEVLLTVDEEAGMSGVQGLAAGWLQGGLLFNLDTEEWGQCYIGCAGGVDITYKRAVQCQAVPADWTTIEIALTGFKGGHSGADIHKQHGQPIRALAHLALDAIERFGARLVSMRGGTLRNALPREAFVTLALPAGALPWLDEMVAQWRNGLEIRLRQVEPNAALSVTPSKAQLALSEACSRTSMELLVAAHHGVLRWSPDIDGVVETSANLGVVRIDAEHGLEAISMARSLNAYGLSDIKRKIRAIGRLAGAVVIESGEYPGWAPDPSSPVLALLKDVYRRQFGGELAVEVIHAGLECGLIAAKYPQMDMVSFGPTIRGAHSPDERVDTESVVKFWTLLKAAIAAVPSR, from the coding sequence ATGAATGCCGTTGCCGATCTTCAGCCTCAAACCCTGTGGCAGCACTTCGCCACGCTGTGCCGCCATCCGCGCCCGTCCAAGCACGAGGCTGCGCTGCGCGAGCATCTGCGCGACTGGGCGCTCGGCCGCGGGCTGTTCGCCGAGGTCGATGCGGCCGGCAACCTGCTGATCCGCAAGCCGGCAACCGAGGGCATGGAGGACCGCGTCGGCGTGGTGCTGCAGGGCCATCTCGACATGGTGACGCAGCAGAACGAAGGCCGGGGGCACGACTTCCACAAGGACCCGATCCGCACGCGGCTGGTCGACGGCTGGCTGCACGCCGACGGCACGACGCTCGGCGCCGACAACGGCATCGGCGTCGCCGCGGCGCTGGCGGTGCTCGAGGCCGACGACGTGCCGCACGGCCCGCTCGAAGTGCTGCTGACGGTCGACGAGGAAGCCGGGATGAGCGGCGTCCAGGGGCTGGCCGCCGGCTGGCTGCAGGGGGGGCTGCTGTTCAACCTCGATACCGAGGAATGGGGGCAGTGCTATATCGGCTGCGCCGGTGGCGTCGACATTACTTACAAGCGTGCGGTGCAATGCCAGGCCGTGCCGGCTGACTGGACGACGATCGAGATCGCGCTGACCGGATTCAAGGGCGGGCATTCCGGTGCCGACATCCACAAGCAGCACGGCCAGCCGATCCGTGCGCTTGCGCATCTGGCGCTCGACGCGATTGAACGCTTCGGTGCGCGTCTCGTGTCGATGCGCGGCGGCACCTTGCGCAATGCGCTGCCGCGGGAGGCCTTCGTGACGCTGGCGCTGCCGGCCGGTGCGCTGCCATGGCTCGACGAGATGGTTGCGCAGTGGCGCAACGGACTGGAAATCCGGCTGCGCCAGGTCGAGCCGAATGCGGCGCTGTCCGTGACCCCGTCGAAGGCGCAGCTGGCATTGAGCGAAGCGTGCAGCCGGACGTCGATGGAGCTGCTGGTTGCCGCCCATCACGGCGTGCTGCGCTGGAGTCCCGACATCGACGGCGTGGTCGAAACCTCGGCCAACCTCGGCGTCGTGCGGATCGACGCCGAACACGGTCTCGAAGCGATCTCGATGGCGCGCTCGCTCAATGCCTACGGGCTGTCCGACATCAAGCGCAAGATCCGCGCGATCGGCCGGCTCGCCGGCGCGGTGGTGATCGAAAGCGGCGAGTACCCGGGCTGGGCGCCGGATCCGTCGTCGCCGGTGCTGGCCCTGCTCAAGGACGTCTACCGCCGGCAGTTCGGCGGCGAGCTGGCCGTCGAAGTCATCCACGCCGGGCTCGAGTGCGGGCTGATCGCGGCCAAGTACCCGCAGATGGACATGGTGTCGTTCGGCCCGACGATACGCGGCGCGCATTCGCCCGACGAACGCGTCGATACCGAATCGGTGGTGAAGTTCTGGACCCTGCTGAAGGCGGCGATCGCGGCGGTGCCGTCGCGCTGA
- a CDS encoding DUF1338 domain-containing protein, whose protein sequence is MGNAAFFSSLWDDHVAIAPQSARIRALFTADNPAVINDHVAFRTFDTGPLRLACLEQRLFELGYRRHAPYSFPDKHLSAWGYVPADPDDPLVFLSELHVAALSSAAQTILAPVLGAVDPQAAATPGVFVAGRLWPAIPYSDYRTLAAESEYAGWLAALGLHANHFTVAVHRLAMPTTLEGAIARVRDAGFALNDAGGVIKGTPAELLEQASTLADRQPVDFAGGESHLVPTCYYEFARRYPDVDGRLYQGFVAASASRIFESTDRESSHGEAGR, encoded by the coding sequence ATGGGCAACGCAGCATTTTTCTCCTCGCTCTGGGATGACCACGTGGCGATCGCGCCGCAGTCGGCACGCATACGCGCGCTGTTCACCGCCGACAACCCGGCGGTCATCAACGACCATGTGGCGTTCCGAACCTTCGACACCGGGCCGCTGCGGCTGGCCTGCCTCGAGCAAAGGCTGTTCGAACTCGGCTACCGGCGGCATGCCCCGTACAGCTTTCCGGACAAACACCTGTCGGCCTGGGGCTACGTGCCGGCCGATCCGGACGACCCGCTGGTGTTCCTGTCCGAGCTGCACGTCGCCGCACTCTCGAGCGCCGCGCAGACCATCCTCGCCCCGGTGCTCGGCGCCGTCGACCCGCAGGCCGCGGCGACGCCCGGCGTGTTCGTCGCCGGCCGGCTGTGGCCGGCAATTCCGTACAGCGACTACCGGACGCTGGCCGCCGAGAGCGAGTACGCCGGCTGGCTTGCCGCGCTCGGCCTGCATGCCAACCACTTCACCGTCGCCGTCCACCGGCTGGCGATGCCGACGACGCTCGAAGGCGCGATCGCCCGCGTCCGCGACGCCGGCTTCGCGCTCAACGACGCTGGCGGCGTCATCAAGGGCACACCGGCCGAGCTGCTTGAACAGGCGTCGACGCTGGCCGACCGCCAGCCGGTCGACTTCGCCGGCGGCGAAAGCCATCTCGTGCCGACGTGCTACTACGAGTTCGCCCGGCGCTACCCCGACGTCGACGGCCGGCTGTACCAGGGCTTCGTTGCCGCCAGTGCCAGCCGCATCTTCGAATCGACCGATCGCGAGTCTAGCCATGGGGAGGCCGGCCGATGA